A stretch of Campylobacter gracilis DNA encodes these proteins:
- a CDS encoding DUF6394 family protein — translation MNWGRVIYIFFALMSMTTIGGFLYEKNEILLFIATSVNAVSTLLKVGVRNMLAAELFASSLVADLHLIPAFVLIVVAPGDLSIVTSLAIGALLANFFSLILIAIESAKTKDEF, via the coding sequence ATGAACTGGGGAAGGGTAATTTACATATTTTTTGCGCTTATGAGTATGACTACGATAGGCGGGTTTTTGTATGAGAAGAATGAAATTTTACTTTTCATAGCAACCAGCGTAAATGCGGTCTCGACGCTTTTGAAGGTAGGCGTGCGAAATATGCTAGCAGCCGAGCTTTTTGCAAGCTCGCTCGTAGCGGATCTGCATCTCATACCGGCGTTCGTTTTGATTGTAGTAGCGCCGGGAGATCTATCGATCGTGACCTCGCTTGCCATCGGCGCGCTACTTGCAAACTTTTTCTCGCTAATTTTAATAGCGATCGAGTCGGCAAAAACTAAAGACGAATTCTAG
- the leuS gene encoding leucine--tRNA ligase, with amino-acid sequence MPYDSKSIELKWQKIWDEEGVFEPKDDYSLPKKYILSMFPYPSGRIHMGHVRNYSIGDALSRYYRLRGYNVLQPIGFDSFGMPAENAAIKHGIHPKTWTYENIDYMKNELHRLGFSFSARRMLATSDPLYTRWEQEFFIKLFEKGLIYRKSAVVNWCEHDQTVLANEQVEEGRCWRCGNEVVQKQMPGYYLKITAYAQELLDCLKQLEGKWPAQVLTMQENWIGRSEGLEFSFKFDEQSSAKLGGIEGFRVFTTRPDTIYGMSYAALAPEHEVVKRLLDNNLLGAEAAAKVREILNQSPRERQASDKDGVSLGISVLHPLSGKKIPVWTANFVLAEYGGGAVMAVPAHDERDFEFAKKFNLPIIQSIAPKSGDYDASKAYVESGVLINSAEFSGMDSEKAKSAVISKFEELGLGRRVVNFKLRDWGVSRQRYWGAPIPMIHCPKCGLVSEEISNLPVELPQDVKITGKGNPLDAHPSWKFCKCPKCGGDGVRETDTLDTFFESSWYFARYASDERTWQQRAFDEQSVNYWMNVDQYIGGIEHAILHLLYARFFQKALRDIGYLRDSEPFERLLTQGMVLKDGAKMSKSKGNTVDPDDIIETYGADTARLFMLFAAPPQKELEWNDSAVEGAYKFLSRLYDRAENAYATDKIPQIDHAALNKEEKYARLKVYEALKKSQQVYESSFAFNTLIAACMEALNALNAQSNKDVFTEGYFVILCLLEPIVPHICAELSERLFKRQNFGELRVCEEVFESDTIKLAVTINGKKRAEFEAGASLSEGEILSLAKQNCAKWLEGKSIVKEIYVKNKLVNLVIK; translated from the coding sequence ATGCCTTACGATAGTAAAAGTATTGAGCTTAAATGGCAGAAAATTTGGGACGAAGAGGGAGTTTTCGAGCCTAAGGACGATTATAGCCTGCCTAAAAAATATATCCTTTCGATGTTTCCCTACCCAAGCGGCCGCATCCACATGGGGCACGTGCGAAACTACAGCATCGGCGACGCGCTGAGCCGCTACTACAGGCTTCGCGGATACAACGTGCTTCAGCCGATCGGCTTTGACAGCTTCGGCATGCCTGCAGAAAACGCGGCGATCAAACATGGCATTCACCCTAAAACTTGGACCTACGAAAATATCGATTATATGAAAAACGAGCTGCACCGCCTGGGCTTTAGCTTTTCGGCTCGCCGTATGCTCGCTACCTCCGATCCGCTTTATACGCGCTGGGAGCAGGAATTTTTCATCAAACTTTTTGAAAAAGGACTCATCTACAGAAAAAGCGCCGTGGTAAACTGGTGCGAGCACGATCAGACAGTGCTTGCCAATGAGCAGGTCGAGGAGGGCAGGTGTTGGCGCTGCGGCAACGAGGTCGTGCAAAAGCAGATGCCTGGCTACTACCTAAAAATCACCGCCTACGCGCAGGAGCTTTTGGATTGCCTAAAACAGCTTGAGGGCAAGTGGCCCGCTCAGGTGCTTACGATGCAGGAAAACTGGATCGGACGCAGCGAGGGTTTGGAATTTAGCTTTAAATTTGACGAGCAAAGCAGCGCCAAACTTGGCGGCATCGAGGGCTTCAGGGTTTTTACGACGCGCCCCGATACGATCTACGGCATGAGCTACGCGGCACTTGCGCCGGAGCACGAGGTGGTAAAGAGGCTTTTGGATAATAATTTACTAGGCGCCGAAGCTGCGGCGAAGGTGAGAGAAATTTTAAATCAAAGCCCGCGCGAGCGCCAAGCAAGCGATAAAGACGGCGTGAGCCTCGGAATCAGCGTGCTTCATCCGCTAAGCGGCAAAAAAATCCCCGTTTGGACCGCAAATTTCGTCCTAGCAGAATACGGCGGCGGCGCGGTCATGGCGGTGCCTGCGCACGATGAGAGAGACTTCGAGTTCGCGAAGAAATTTAACCTGCCGATCATTCAAAGCATCGCTCCAAAAAGCGGCGATTACGACGCTAGCAAAGCCTACGTAGAGAGCGGAGTTTTGATAAATTCCGCGGAATTTAGCGGTATGGATAGCGAAAAAGCAAAAAGCGCCGTCATTTCAAAATTTGAGGAGCTAGGGCTCGGACGCCGCGTGGTAAATTTTAAACTGCGCGATTGGGGAGTGAGCCGCCAGCGCTACTGGGGCGCGCCGATTCCGATGATCCACTGCCCAAAATGCGGGCTGGTAAGCGAGGAAATTTCAAATCTGCCCGTAGAGCTTCCGCAGGATGTCAAGATCACCGGCAAAGGCAATCCGCTCGACGCGCATCCTAGCTGGAAGTTTTGCAAATGCCCTAAATGCGGCGGCGACGGGGTACGCGAGACCGACACGCTCGACACCTTTTTTGAAAGCTCGTGGTATTTCGCGCGCTATGCAAGCGACGAGCGAACGTGGCAGCAGCGGGCGTTTGACGAGCAAAGCGTGAACTACTGGATGAACGTCGATCAGTATATCGGCGGCATCGAGCACGCGATCTTGCACCTTTTATACGCGAGATTTTTCCAAAAGGCTCTTCGCGACATAGGCTATCTGCGCGATAGCGAGCCGTTTGAGCGGCTGCTAACTCAGGGTATGGTGCTAAAAGATGGCGCAAAGATGAGTAAAAGCAAAGGAAACACCGTCGATCCGGATGATATCATCGAGACCTATGGCGCCGATACGGCGAGACTTTTTATGCTTTTTGCCGCGCCTCCTCAAAAAGAGCTTGAGTGGAATGACAGCGCGGTAGAGGGCGCGTATAAATTTCTTAGCCGCCTCTACGATCGCGCCGAAAATGCCTACGCTACTGATAAAATTCCTCAGATCGATCACGCTGCTTTAAATAAAGAGGAAAAATACGCCCGCCTTAAAGTCTACGAGGCGCTTAAGAAATCACAGCAGGTTTATGAGAGCAGCTTTGCTTTCAATACCCTAATCGCTGCGTGTATGGAGGCGCTAAACGCGCTAAATGCGCAGAGTAACAAAGACGTATTCACCGAGGGCTACTTCGTGATCTTGTGCCTGCTCGAGCCTATTGTGCCGCACATCTGCGCCGAGCTTAGCGAGCGGCTGTTTAAGAGGCAGAATTTCGGCGAGCTGCGAGTTTGCGAAGAGGTCTTTGAGAGCGATACGATCAAGCTTGCCGTCACGATTAACGGCAAAAAGCGCGCCGAGTTTGAAGCGGGCGCAAGCCTAAGCGAGGGCGAAATTTTAAGCCTTGCGAAGCAGAACTGCGCCAAATGGTTAGAGGGCAAGAGCATCGTAAAAGAAATTTATGTCAAAAACAAGCTTGTAAATTTGGTGATAAAGTAG
- the lptE gene encoding LPS assembly lipoprotein LptE, with protein sequence MRKALTVFCLIFLIGCGYKPVSRIAKETMSGSVFVDVMMSKTDPQNTVAIKDAIRQGIVQRLGMSLSDKNSAQTIVVASIKSLSFSELSYDQFGYVTSYRANLIVNFSTKLKNGEVFSKDCVGDYDFKVSRLVKNSYDTSSIISDKDRYKAIENASAQAFDEFISALAIRGFRLERAQH encoded by the coding sequence ATGAGAAAAGCTTTAACCGTTTTTTGTTTGATTTTTTTAATCGGCTGCGGCTACAAACCCGTTTCAAGGATTGCAAAAGAGACGATGAGCGGAAGTGTATTTGTGGATGTGATGATGAGCAAGACCGATCCGCAAAACACCGTCGCGATCAAAGACGCGATCAGGCAGGGTATAGTCCAGCGCCTAGGGATGAGCCTTTCGGATAAAAACTCGGCGCAGACGATTGTAGTAGCAAGCATAAAAAGCCTAAGCTTTAGCGAGCTTTCATACGATCAGTTCGGCTATGTCACTAGCTACCGCGCAAATCTCATCGTAAATTTTAGCACCAAGCTTAAAAACGGCGAGGTTTTCAGCAAGGATTGCGTGGGCGATTACGATTTTAAAGTTAGCCGCCTAGTCAAAAATAGCTACGATACGAGCTCGATCATTAGCGATAAGGACCGCTACAAGGCGATCGAAAATGCCTCCGCGCAGGCGTTTGACGAGTTTATTTCGGCGCTTGCGATTAGGGGATTCAGACTTGAGCGGGCGCAGCATTAA